In the genome of Candidatus Dependentiae bacterium, the window TGAGCTTGGCCGTTTGCAGCCCGCGGAACTGCTGCTGTGTTCAAACTTAAAAGATGATACTGGCCTGAGGGATAAGTTGAAACAAAGAAATATAAATGCCCTGGTAAGTGAAGTTGAAGACTGGGCATTTGATTTTTCCTATGCGTATGAAAAGCTGATCAATCACTTTAAGACTCAGGACCTCAGGGGCTTTGGCTGCCAAAATATGAATTCTGGAATAACTGCTGCCGGAGCGGCATTATCTTATCTGGAAAATACGCAAAAAACGGAAATTAAGCATATCAACAAAATCACGCCGTACTCTTTAAATAAGGTCATGGTTCTTGACGGTATTGCCCAGCGTAATCTGGAACTTGTCCGATCGATGAGAGGGGAGAAAAAGGGAACTTTGTTAAACGAATTGAATTTTACGAATTCAGCTATGGGTAACCGCCTTCTTCTGCAATGGATTCAGCAGCCGCTGCTTGATATAGAAGAAATCAATAAACGGCTTGATGCCGTTGAGCAGATAAAGAAAGATCAGGTTTTGAGAACAAACCTGAAAGATGCGTTGAAAAATATTGCGGATATAGAACGTCTGCTCGGGAGAATAAGCCTGGGGGCTGCCAACGCGAGGGATGTTCTTAATCTAAATGAGTCATTAAAAATTATCCCGCGGATTAAGCGGCTGCTGGAATCAAGTGAAACAGAGATGATAGTTGATATTTGCCTTAACTTGGATGAGCAAAAGGAGCTGGTTCAGTTATTAGATAAGGCGCTTTGTCCTGATGCTCCTCTTTCAGTACGCGAAGGCAGGATGATCAAAGAGGGTTTTAACAGCGAACTCGACGATCTTAAATATATTACCCAAGGAGGTAAGGAGTGGATAGCAAAGCTGCAGCGTGAGGAAATCAAGCGTACAGGGATATCTTCTCTTAAAATAAGATACAACAGGGTCTTCGGCTATTATATAGAAGTGAGCAAGGCCAACCTGCACGCGGTCCCTGTTGATTATATGCGAAAACAAACCCTGGTAAACGCGGAGCGGTTTATTACTCCTGCTTTAAAAGAACAGGAAGAAAAAATTATTACTGCCCAGGAGAAGATGGTGGATCTTGAATACCGCCTGTTTTTGGATATCTGCGCGAAAATTATGCAAAGCCTTACCCAGATACAGAAGACAGCATTGCTTATTGCCAGGCTTGATGTTTTGAACAGCCTTGCTGAGGCGGCCGCGCGTAATAATTATATCCGCCCGGTTATAGATAATGATCTGACAATTGATATTAAGGAGGGGAGGCATCCTGTTCTGGAAAATATGCTTGGCGCGAATAAGTATATCCCTAATCCTGCTTATCTGGACGCTGCTGATAATCAGGTGCTTATTATCACTGGCCCGAATATGGCCGGTAAATCTACTTATATACGCCAGGTAGCGTTGATTATTATCATGGCGCAAATAGGCAGTTTTGTCCCGGTGAAATCGGCACGCATAGGCATTGTGGATAAAATTTTTACCCGTGTCGGCGCGGCAGATGATATCAGCGCCGGGATGAGTACTTTTATGATGGAAATGAGCGAAACAGCGAATATTTTAAATAACGCGACCCCAAGAAGCATGATAATCCTTGATGAAATAGGGCGGGGGACAAGTACTTTTGACGGATTGAGTATTGCCTGGGCAACAGCGGAATATCTGCTGGAAAACACCGGGATGAGGCCAAAAACACTTTTTGCCACACATTACCATGAACTAACGGAAATGGAACTTCTGTTTAAGGGAGTGAAGAACTTTAACGTTTCTGTTAGAGAATGGAACGAGGAAGTAATTTTTTTGTATAAGCTGATCAGAGGCTCATCAGACCATTCATATGGTATTCATGTTGCCCGGCTTGCCGGATTGCCGCAGAAAGTAATCAGCCGGGCGCGGGAAATATTGAGCAACCTGGAAATAAACAGCATGTCAGAAGAGGGTATACCCAGCCTGGTGAAATCCGATATAAAAAAAACAGGCAGGAGAGAAACGCAGCCGGAATTGTTTCAAAGCAGGGAAAATCCCTTGATTGCCCGCATCAGAGGGCT includes:
- the mutS gene encoding DNA mismatch repair protein MutS, with the protein product NDLTPMMNQYLQIKRDHTDAILFFRLGDFYEMFFDDAKIASAILGLALTSRGTGKNSRVPMCGIPYHASDNYIARLIKAEHKVAICEQIGDPKSAKGIVKRQIVRVITPGTLIDENILESNHNNYLVCVHKQAQGEYGLAAVDLSTGEFKITQLHSEEKMLSELGRLQPAELLLCSNLKDDTGLRDKLKQRNINALVSEVEDWAFDFSYAYEKLINHFKTQDLRGFGCQNMNSGITAAGAALSYLENTQKTEIKHINKITPYSLNKVMVLDGIAQRNLELVRSMRGEKKGTLLNELNFTNSAMGNRLLLQWIQQPLLDIEEINKRLDAVEQIKKDQVLRTNLKDALKNIADIERLLGRISLGAANARDVLNLNESLKIIPRIKRLLESSETEMIVDICLNLDEQKELVQLLDKALCPDAPLSVREGRMIKEGFNSELDDLKYITQGGKEWIAKLQREEIKRTGISSLKIRYNRVFGYYIEVSKANLHAVPVDYMRKQTLVNAERFITPALKEQEEKIITAQEKMVDLEYRLFLDICAKIMQSLTQIQKTALLIARLDVLNSLAEAAARNNYIRPVIDNDLTIDIKEGRHPVLENMLGANKYIPNPAYLDAADNQVLIITGPNMAGKSTYIRQVALIIIMAQIGSFVPVKSARIGIVDKIFTRVGAADDISAGMSTFMMEMSETANILNNATPRSMIILDEIGRGTSTFDGLSIAWATAEYLLENTGMRPKTLFATHYHELTEMELLFKGVKNFNVSVREWNEEVIFLYKLIRGSSDHSYGIHVARLAGLPQKVISRAREILSNLEINSMSEEGIPSLVKSDIKKTGRRETQPELFQSRENPLIARIRGLDVNNLSPIDALNLINEWKDSLKKEE